AGCTGTCCTCCGGGAGCCGCGACCGCATGATCCTGCAGAGAGACATCCGCACGCCCCCTCTGCAGTCGGAGCGGCGGCTTCAGGGCCACAGGCAGGAGGTGTGCGGCCTCAAGTGGTCCACAGACCACCAGCTGCTGGCCTCGGGGGGCAACGACAACAAGGTACGCTGCTTGCTCACACGCACCTGGGCCCTGGGTGTGGCCTCCCTCAAGACCACACGTCTCCAGGAACCTGGACAGACTGGGCTGGGGTCACCAACCACAGGCCCTCACGCTTCTCCCTCCTGTTTGGCCAGCCCCTCTGCAGAGGGGGGTCCCGGGGGGCTGGGCAGGTGGAGGGACTCGTCCCCCCGGCCTCACctgccacccacccaccccagctGCTGGTCTGGAACCACTCGAGCCTGAGCCCCGTGCAGCAGTACACGGAGCACCTGGCAGCTGTCAAGGCCATCGCTTGGTCCCCACACCAGCACGGCCTGCTGGCGTCGGGTGGCGGCACAGCCGACCGCTGTATCCGCTTCTGGAACACCCTGACAGGGCAGCCACTGCAGTGCATCGATACCGGCTCCCAGGTGTGCAACCTGGCCTGGTCCAAGCACGCCAACGAGCTGGTGAGTGCAGCTGGAGGGCCCGCCTAGGACGGCGGGCCCCGGGCCCGTACGAGGGCCTTCCCGGGGTCGGGGGACCTCGCCTGCGGCTGGGGGTGGCTCTGGAGCCTCGTCTCGGCCATGTCGGGGTGGGGCAAGGATTCAGCCAGGTGCAGCAGGCAGCACACCCCCAGGGAGCCACAGCTGCCTGCAGAGGCATGCGTGGCCTGGAACCCCAATCCGGTGCGCACGGCCGCCTGCAGAGACAGACTGTGGCCTGGAATCCCGGCCCTGACCCCCTCGCTCCCTCCACCTGTGACTTTGCAGAGAGGCTTGTGGGCTCCCAGGGGACAGAGGGAGGGGCCACAGGGCTGCCCACGCCCTTGTTGCGCTCAGGCCTTCGTCCCCCACACCCGCAGACAGGCCCACCAGAGATGGTGGCCTCAGGGTCCAGGACCCCTCAGGTCCCCACGTGTGGGCACATTTGGTGGGCGAGATGGGATTTCCGTCCAAACTCCCCCGCAGCCCCCGGCCCACAGTTCCGACCTGTACCCTCCCCCACCCAGGTAAGCACCCACGGATACTCGCAGAACCAGATCCTGGTCTGGAAGTACCCATCCTTGACCCAGGTGGCCAAGCTGACAGGGCATTCCTACCGTGTGCTCTACCTGGTGAGTGGGGCCCCCCTGGTCGTCCCCTCGCCAGACGGTGCCCCCTCCTGTCCTGGTCGTCCCCTCGCCAGACGGTGCCCTCCCTCCCCCTGACCCATCCTGTGTTTCTGGAGAAAATATGGTGCACACAGCGCCCACAGCTGGTTTTGAAGCTGGTTCTCTTAAAAGCCCATATGGTCCAGCTGTGGTGTCTGGAACTGAGCAGCAGTGCGGGTGGGTTCAGCCTTTAAGTATCTGGTTATGTGTGTCATCGTTTTGAACACGCTTCACAGAGCTTTCCAGCCCCTCAGGTGGGGGAGCACTGCCCGCCCCCAGGATCTCTTTATTTTCCAACGTAAAACCTGGTGCCACtgactccagctcatagcaacccagaggacagagtagacctgctccatagggcttccaaagctgtcatctttacagaagcagactgccacggccTTCCCcccgcagagtggctgctgggttcaaccacagacctttcggttagcagccgagcgcttaaccaatgtgccaccagggctccttatgtatacatttttgggaaaccctggtggcgtagtggttaagtattatggctgctaaccaaagggtcagcagttcgaatccgccaggcgctccttggaaactctggggggcagttctactctgtcccgtaatgttgctatgagtcggaattgattcgacggcactgggtttggttttttttttggtgtgcatTTTTTTCCAATATGTACATGGGACATGTCTACATACGTAAAATTTATTtacgtgtatgtatatgcatgtatatgtttTCAAGTTTTTATGTATAGTGAGTTGagtttttagcaaaaaaaaataataggaagCTGAAAATAACCCGTATTGGACTGCGTGGGCCCCTCTGTGGGTGTCTGGAGAAGGTTGTTTGCCCTCGGCCGAGAGGCAGCCCAGGGCAGGGCCTCTCCCTGAACTCTCCTGTGCTTCAGGCCTGTTTCTTTCCAGAACTCTCCCTGCCTGGGCCCAACTTCTTGTCCTTTCCCAAGTCCCGGCAGGGGCGTCTGGGCTCTAGGGGGCccgcctcccacccccaccctcagaGGCCCCCAACAGTGATGATCCACTGATGCTTCTCTCCCACAGGCCATGTCCCCTGATGGGGAGGCCATCGTCACCGGGGCTGGAGACGAAACCCTGAGATTCTGGAATGTCTTTAGCAAAACCCGCTCGACAAAGGTAATGTGGGTCGGTGTCAGAGCGCCGGACGTCCCCCGCCCGCCTGTACTCTGCCTTCCTACAGCACCATGGGCCACGCTGGCTGGTCTCCCCACAGCtgctgcccccccaccccaggactGAGGCCAcctgaagcctcagtttccctcactGGAGGGCTCAGTACCCAGCCTGAGGCCAGGGCGAGCATGGGGACCGAGGGGGCCATGGGCTCAGTGCGTCCATCCCTCTGCCCCGCAGGAATCCGTGTCTGTCCTCAACCTCTTCACCAGGATACGGTAAACCAGGCTCCACGCCAGGACCCCGTCACCACGGCCAGGAACTGAGGACGACAGCCAGCTCCCCGTGCACGGCCCCTCCCCGCACGCATCCCCCAGGCAGCAGTGGGGGGCGGGGAGCTGGGCTTGGAGAACCCCGAAGATTCTGATTAAATGCCTGATTGTGAACCGTGTCAGCCGGTGTCTGGGGCAGGGACGCGGCTGGGGACCTGGCGCCCTTCCCGGAGGGCAGCAGCTAACCAGGTGGATTCATGGCTTTGGCCTGGACCGGCTCCCTTGGACGCACACATCCCGCCGCCCACTGTGGAGAGGACCCTCTGGAACCGAAGTCCCACCTGTGTCGCCTTGTCGGGGCGTGTGTTCTTCTGTTTGTGCTTATTGCCACACGCACTCGTCAGGGACAGACAGCCCAGCTGGAATGTGGCCGTGGCAGCCCCAACAGGTGCCAAAGCCCCTCCTCGATCAATGCATGCCCTTAACTCCCACACAGACCCGACGGCTTCGAGGGGGCCTGGGGGCTGGTGGCTCAAGGGCAGCGTCTTGCCGTTGGACTCAAGGTTTCTTTCCAGCCACCTTTGCCCTCAGGGTCCCCACACTGATCTCCGGCCATCCTCAGCGGTGACTCTTCAAGGGGAAGTATTTTTCTTACGGCTGTGGCCTGGGCAGGGCTGGCGCCCTTGGCTATCACATCAGGAGCAGGCCCCAGTGGGCTCCACAAGGCCAGGCCCACCACGTGGCAGCAGGGCCCAAAAAGACCATCAGAGACGGACTTGTTGTCAGAGGATCGTGCTTCTGACGGCGAGCAAGGGCAAAGGCCTAGTGAGACACGCTCCAGTGACAGGGGGGCCCTGGCCATGGCTCCCACGGCCCTGGGCCCTGTGGGTGCCTCACTGCACCTCCCGGTGTCATCCTGTCCTCCTGTGCCAACCCACCACAGAGAGACGAAGAGAGGGACAACCGGGCCTTACTGCCACTAGGCAACTGCAGGACTCCAGGAGCTTCCTGGACGTCCCCTGAGGCAGGTtcccctgccccatccccaccacGTCCCCTCCTCGGAGGTCAGGTCCTCGGCCACATCCCCTCACCTGTGCACCAGGAGGAACCCGGCAGGAAGAGGCAGGCATCTGCGTGGCCAGATCCTCGGGGACGGGGCATTTGTGGGGAGGTGGACAGACACAGATCTGCGGCTGTGGGCGCACACGGACCCCCCGAGGCACTGGGCTTTGTTCCACGGAGCACGCATGTGTACGTATCTGTGACTTTCCTTTGATTTGTTTTGTGTTTCTCTGGAGCGGCTCCGGGAATGGTTAAGGCCAAGGGCGTGGGGCAAGTGGCCTGCTGAGCCAACCCCCAGCCCACATGTTCCCGTGAGAGTGGGGCCCAGCCTGCTGGGGGACCTGTGTATATAGACATATGTGCTTTGATTGGTCAAGATTCTTTCTgttggttggattttttttttttttaataagaaaacaaacctgCCTCTGCTGCACCCCACCATACCCCCCGAATGCCATTGCCAAAGAGCCCCCAGTTGTCTGGTTGCACGGGGTGAGTGTACACACGTGGGTGAGCACCAGCGTGGGACTCGGGTCCAGGATGCTTGGCACTGGGGCCTCCAGGAATTCAGACCCAAGAAGGGGGTGTGGAAGCTTGTACCTCCACCCTAAGTCTGGGTGGTCCGGTGGGGCGAAGGCGGCGTGACAGCGGGGCGTCCCCACCTGAGCGGGTGCAAGCCTGTCTCATGTGATGCAGCGtccttctcattaaacaagttgCCGATTCGCAGCCAGTGctgctgtctctgtctctgctccCGGCTCAGAGTGGGGTGGGTCCATGCCACCAGCCCCGGAGTCCCAGCCCAGCACCTTCTGAGGGCGAGACCAGCTGTGAACGTCACCCCCAGGACTGCGGCTCAGGGATTCAGGGCCCCAGCCCCAGGGTGCTGCTGGTGTCCAAGGTGGGGTGACCACTAACAGACCTGGCCCAGGTGGCCTTCTGGGGCACAGTGCCCATATTCATAGTCCACCCTGCCTCGACCAGCCCCCGCCTCCCTGGCTGGCTCTGCTGGGGGGCGCGGTGTGCACCCCAAGTTACTGGCTTAACTGTTATCTCTTGAAGTACTCTAAAGGGGGCGGGCCTAGACTCACCTTGGCCCTGGGATGGCATAGCGGTAGCGAGGATGGGTCAGACCTTGTAAGCGCGGAGCTCGGGCAAAGGCTGGGTAGGTGAGCAGCAGACGACAGGGGGGTGACCTGGTTTGCCAAGACATGATGCTCTCGGGCCCTCACAGGTCACTGAGGGCACCACAAAGGAGGGCAGAGGGGCCCCCTGAGAGATGGGGGGGAGCGATGGTGAGGCCGGGGTCTTCTGCCAGGCATCACCACAGGGCCCAGCCAGAGGCCAGCATGGATCGGGACTAGCTGGTGGGAGCTGGGGACAGGCAGGGGTGTTGGGTTTCCATTATTCCTCCAAGATGTCTCTTTTGGCAATAAAGGAATTCAAAAAGCGGACCCAGTACAGGTGCAGCAGTGAGTGTGTGGCGGCCAGGCAGAGGGGCTCTGGGGGCCCCAGGACAGGGAGGCTTTGGGGGGGGTGGCAGTGTGGGGGGACAGAGTGTGGGGAGTCACGGTGGGAGGCAGTACAGTGGGCTGGGTCAGGCATGGGATGGGGTGACCAAGTCCCTGTAGACGGCAGTGAGGGTTGGAGCCAATAAAGGAGAGGCAGGGGCCCGAGTCAGGGAGCCGGGTCTCTAACAAGAGCAGGATGGTGGTTTGGATGTAGCTGTGGGGAGCAAGGAGGCTCTGGGCCAAAGGGGCACCCCAGGCCCAGGGGCTACAGGAGGAGCAGGGGCCTTGGCGCAGGGTTGGGGGCATGGCTGGCCCAGGTGGTCTGGAACCTCGTTCTTTGGCCATGACCGAGAAGAGGGGCAGTCCAggccctttcttctcaggtgacATTGCTAAGTGAAGCGAACACCAGGCCCAGGCCCTGCCCTTGTCCAGCTTGTGGTGGTGGGCGAGTCAGTAATAAACAAAACCCATGAGAAGTGTGTCACTTGGAGGGAGGTGGGGAAGAGGGAGTTTGGAATCTAGGTTCACTGCGAACCTGCTGATCAAGGTAGCCCTGAAGGAGATTGAGGAGACACTGGGCAGAGGTGCTGCCCTGGGCAGAGGGCACAggctgtgcaaaggccctggggcaggaccaggcctgGCAAGTTAGAGGAACAGCGAGGAGGcccgtgtggctggagcagagtgagcgAGGGGaacagaggaggaagggaggcagggaggggacaGCCGGTAGCCGGTGGTGCAGGACCCTGTGGGCTGCAGGGAGGACTTGGGCTTTTACTGAGGGAGGTGGGAGCCctgggtgtgtgctgagaggggaGGGGCCGGATCCGCCACAGGGGGACCAGGCCACAGGGAGAGACCACTGAGGGGCCTTCTGCCCCTGGCCAGGCGGGCAGTGGCTGACTGTGGCCAGGACCAGGGCACATGGTGGAAGGCAGTTGGGTGTTTTGGGTTTTTCACATTTTGTTGTTGcagtaaaatacacataacaaaattcaccgttttcaagtgtacaattacTGGCATTTAGTGCGTTCACGGTGTACAACCACTGCCTCCATCTAACTCCAGGGGACTCTTATCACCCCAAAAGGAGACCCTGTGCCCATTAGCAGTCTCGCATttgcccctgccccagcccctggtaaccactaataaactttgggctCAATGGCTCTGCCTGTTCTAGGTGTTTCACACCAGCGGAGTGgtacagcacgaggccttttgtGCCCAGCCGTCTTCACTGAGCCATCACCTTCTCCAGGCTCACGTGTGTCGTAGTGTGTATCAGGACTCCAGCCCTCTTCACAGCTGCATAGCACCCTCTCGTGTGGCTGGACCGCGCTGGGTTCATCTGACATCCAAGGGTGGCCACTTGGGTGGTTCCCCCATCGGCTCTTGTGACCGTTGCTGTGCACACTGGGGTCCCAGCGTTGGTTCTGGCTGTCTTTTGGAGACCGAGATGATTGACTGGGTGGGGATGGGGTGCGGAGAGGCATGGGGGGGCCAGGTTTCCGGCCTGAGCCCCCGGCAGGATGGAGCGGTCTCCACTGCGCGGGGAGGACACAGGACAGGAAATCCAGAGGCTTCTATTTGGCTTATGAGCCACTCACCTCCCTTCACTCCCTCAGAAGTCAAGAGGACACTGGGACCAGGCAGAGAGCTGAGACTCTCTGGTGGGTGGGGACCCAGGAGGCTGTACCTTTCGGCAGATAGCCACTCCCCGACCCCACTGTCCCCAGCACATCCACACCCAAATGTCAAATGTTCAGGATGACATACCCCTCCCAGAAGGCCCCCTCCCTCCAGCGTCTGCCCTCTGCTGCACACCCCCAGCTGAGGAGGGGGAGGGGCTATCAGGGCCTGGGTAGCCACCCTGTTGCCAGGACACGGGGGTGGCCTTTATTACTGTCAACAATGGCCCCAGTGGCCTTCACAGCAGGAGCCGCAGGGGAGCAGAGGCAGACATGGAGACCCTGAGGCGGCAGGCTGCCCGGCCCTACGTCCCCCGGGGGACCCTGGAAACTGACTTCCCTGCGCCGCTGTACAGGTGAGGCCTGTCTTGGACAACATGGACCCTCACCCCAAATCTCACCACCCCCCCGGGGGCCTGGTCCGGCTTCTTGTGAATGCCATTTATTGGGTATAAAAAGCCATCTCAAGTTGATGTTAAGCCCTCTCCACCAACCCAAACCTGGCAGCTCCCTGAGTCTCTGACCACCTGGCCGAAGTCAGGGCCCACCTGTCCACCCACCCCCCACTCAATAGCAGACACTCGGACCCCCGTGTTCACAgctgcactgttcacaacagaCAAACGGTGGGCTCCACCCATGTCCATTCACGGAGGAGGGGTAAACAAACATGGTCCCTCCACACGACGGCTACCGCTCAGCCATCAACCGGAACGCAGTTCTGAAAACACTACGTTAGTGAAATAAGTTGGCCACAGAAGGACAGACACTGCACGATCCCACTTACGTGAATCGTCCAGATGAGGCAAACACGTCGTGTGAGCAGTAGGCTGTAAATTACCAGCGGCTGGGAGTTCCTGCCTAACAGGCGCTCAGTTTGTTTGGGGCAATGAAAACGTTTGCCAGTGGACGGAGGCCGCAGCTGCCCACGTGCTACCGTGAAAGGCCTGCTGCCGCTTCCCCCAAGGAGTGTCTGTGAGGCTTCTGCTGAAGTTTACCCTACAGCTTCCTCAGCTTTGGGTTTTTCATTTTCCCTATATTTTTAGTTGTAATGGCACCTGGTCTGAGGTTTGATCTTTGATGTCGTTAGCCTATTTCCACTTCCTTCTCTGCATTACACCCTTGAATCTCTGTCCCTTAAACCACCCCCTCCTGTCCCAGGGCCTTGGGACGTCCTCATCTTCAGGTTGCGCTCCTCCTCCAGGgagccctccctgccttctcagccctccctgccttctcagccTTCCCCAGCCGGAGATCCCTGGACCAGGCCCTGGCTGTGTAGTTGACAGTTACAGTATCTCCTTTAAATGAGAACTCCAGGAAGGAAGCTGAGAACACCATACCCTCTTTCCTCTCACTGGCCTCCAGGAAAGCAAAGGCTGCCCAGAGGGTCTTCCTTGGGGCCTGGGCATCCCATACGCTTCTGCATTCCTGATCCATGCCTCCTTGGCCAGGCTAAAACCTGGACACTCGCTAAACCCCTCAAGCCCCTCCCTTGCCCCAGCCAGGGACCATGTCCTCCCCACGCACACCTCCAGGCCTGGGGCAGGCTGGAGGGTTTCCTGGAGGAAGGGATCTTTGGGTCTCTGAGGAGGTCAAAGCTGGATGAGGACGTAGGACCCCGGGAGTGGCCAGCACCTCATGACCTCCCTCCCTGGTGTGCCAGGAAGAGAGGGCACCCACAAAAAACTTAAAGGTGCAGCGGGGGTCTTGGGGGGTTGTGGCAGTAAGGGGAGGAGCTACAAGTGGTCTCCCACTTGTCTGCCAGGCAGGGGGTGGGGTCGGAGGAAGGGATTCTAGTCCCCTGCATGGAGCCTACACCCACCACCCGTGCACCCACCCATTGTGAGGGCGGGCGAGCCCACTCCAGAGCTGGGCAGGTACAGGGCCTGGCCGCAGGCTCACGGCCACCCCACCTGGCCCCTAGCGATGAGTACCTGGCCCTGGAGGGCCCCCGCTGGGCACCGGCCATCAAGCAGGCAACCCGATGGAAGTACACGCCCATGGGCCGGGACGCAGCCGGCCAGCAGTGGTACACGGGCCTGACCAACTCGGAGCCCCGTGACGCCTGGTACACGCTGCCACGTGAGCTGGACAGCTCCCACCGTGCCGCCTACACGCGTTGGCACGGATGCCACAGCCACCGGGAGCACAGCCTGCCCTCAGGTGAGCACCACCAGGTCCCCAGGATACCTGCGCGGGGCTCCCCCATGGCCCCCACACCTCTGCCCGGCCTGCAGGCTACTGGGGACGGGGGACAGAGCCGAAATGACCACCGCCTCCTCCACTCCCATGACCCGCAGCCTACACCCAGCGCCTGCGGGAGGCCTCATGGTACGACCCCACCATCCCCGCCCAGTATAAGACGCCCAGCACCCGGTGGGGGAGCCTGCTATGGAAAGACAGACACATCCGGGGGAAGGAGTACGGTAAGCCAGGGCCCTGAGTCCTGTCCACCCTCTGCCTCCTCTAAGACCCAGAGGtctcctcctctgggaagccctcCAGCCTGCCCCACCTCCAGCAGCTCTCTCTGGGCTGGGGGAGAAAAATTACCCTTTAGGGGGATCTGGGGTTGGGGGGAGACAAGGCCACCCAGGAGCGGGGGGGCGGGAATTGCCCAGAAGTTTCCAGTCCCAAAGGGGTCCCCAGAACCTGTCCCCAGGGACTTAGCTGGGACACAAGGCAACCCCAATCCTCGGCCCCACAGTGGTCAACAGGAACAGATTCGGGGTGGAGCCACCGTCACAGGTGTCTGACTACGTGCCGTACCTGTCCCCGCCCCAACGCCCAAGATACACAACCCAGAACTACCGGCAGTGGAACCTCGAGCCCTACTGCCCCTCGTCCAACCAGCGGCCCCCATCCATCTACACACCCACGTACTGATAAAGGCCATGCTGCCCCGCTGCCCCCGCCTCCCACCGTCGCTGGCCACCACTCATCATCCACCTCCCTGCCTTCAGCTGGGCTCTCTCTCCACTTTGGAGACAGGCGGGGCATtgggggagcccctgggtggcacaaatggtttacatgctcagcttctaaccaaaaggctggaggtgcaagttcacccaggggcacctaggaagaaaggcctggcaatctacttccagaaaactcagccactgaaaaccctatggggcaccatGAGGCACAGTCAACTTGAcggaaactggtttggttttttggggcgGGTTGGATGTTGGGAGGGCAAGGAGTTACAAGTCCCAGGGGACCAaaggtggtggggggtgggggtggaaacaGAGCCTCTGAAAGGAGGCTGGGATGCCCAGGGTCACCCCACTCCGTCTCTGGTAGACAAAAGCCGAGGCCACAGTCCTGGCCCATGGGGGACACTTTATTCACTGTCTTAGAGTCTCCGTGCCCCAATGGGCCCTCCAGGCCACTGGGCAGTCCTGCTGCCCGCCACGGCTGCGGTCCAGGCCCAGCCCACGACCCTGCCATAGGTCCCTgggaggaagcccagccagcAGAATGTGGGGAGACCCCAGTTGGGCAGAAGGGAAGGGGTGAGCTGCAGGCAGGCCCAGGGCAACCCCTGGCCTCATTGGGGGCCCTCCCCTCCTGACCCCCATGATCCTGGGAGACGAGGGGCACCCAATCTAGAGAGCTGGGAAGGGATCAGAGAGGGGGGCAGGGACCCCCAAACCCTAAATACTCACAGGCCGCTGGGTATCAGAAGCCTGACTAGGTGTCCCCACCCCACAGGGACAAGCCACCAGTCTCCCAATCCTGCCCTCACTAAGCCCAGGGCCAAGTGAAGGTGGGAGGCTGGGGATTGAGGTGATAGTCAGATGGAGGAGACCTCTTCCGGAAGCTCCCTCAAGATACAATCTGCATAAGCCTGGTTGTATTTGCATAGAAGCACACAGCCCTGCTGGCACCAGTGTCAGGATTGGGTTCCAGGGTCCCCTGCAAAAGAAGGGGGATGGGTTAGTGGGGGCGGGGCCTGTCCCAGCCCTCCACCCACAGGCCCCCTTGATGGGGAGGACCACTCACAGCTTCGCAGGCGGATGGGCCAGACAAGGAGGCTGCAGAGGGTCAGGGTGGCGGCCACGCCCACGCCGcccgtcaccaccaccatcacccagTGATAGAATGCCACGCAGGCGGTGCAGCAGAGATCCGAGCTGGGGGCGGGAGGGGGGCCAGCGGGCTGAGTGGGCCCCCCTGGGGACCCCCAAACGGCCGGGAAAcccgccccacccccagcccGCCCACCTCCTCCGCCTGCCCCTCCCATCCCTTCCTACCTCCACCTGCCCCCCacctcctttccccctcctctCCCTACTCCGCAACAACTCAGCGCCGTCCATCTgaccctcttcccctccccttcctgctCTGCCTTCAAATTCTATCACAAGTCCGCCCACTTCCCCCCTCACCAGCCTCCACCTAGTCCAGCCCCATCATCACCGCCCGGACCAGTGCAGTCGGCTCTGGCTCCGCCCTCGCCCCGTctgtccccccacccaccccgcaGCCGCCACAGGGCGCCCGTGAGCGCCTGAGCCGGGGCCTGTCCATCTGCTCACAGCCCCCAGGCCCCCTCCCCGCGGcccacagggccctgcatggCCTGACCCGCCCCTTCCCtgtcctcccctcctcctct
This DNA window, taken from Elephas maximus indicus isolate mEleMax1 chromosome 3, mEleMax1 primary haplotype, whole genome shotgun sequence, encodes the following:
- the TEKTIP1 gene encoding tektin bundle-interacting protein 1 isoform X2; translation: METLRRQAARPYVPRGTLETDFPAPLYSDEYLALEGPRWAPAIKQATRWKYTPMGRDAAGQQWYTGLTNSEPRDAWYTLPRELDSSHRAAYTRWHGCHSHREHSLPSAYTQRLREASWYDPTIPAQYKTPSTRWGSLLWKDRHIRGKEYVVNRNRFGVEPPSQVSDYVPYLSPPQRPRYTTQNYRQWNLEPYCPSSNQRPPSIYTPTY
- the TEKTIP1 gene encoding tektin bundle-interacting protein 1 isoform X1, producing MEPTPTTRAPTHCEGGRAHSRAGQVQGLAAGSRPPHLAPSDEYLALEGPRWAPAIKQATRWKYTPMGRDAAGQQWYTGLTNSEPRDAWYTLPRELDSSHRAAYTRWHGCHSHREHSLPSAYTQRLREASWYDPTIPAQYKTPSTRWGSLLWKDRHIRGKEYVVNRNRFGVEPPSQVSDYVPYLSPPQRPRYTTQNYRQWNLEPYCPSSNQRPPSIYTPTY